Below is a genomic region from Halodesulfovibrio sp..
CACGGAGGTTGGGATACACCCGATCCCATTCCGAACTCGGAAGTTAAGCCGACCATCGCCGATGATACTGCAGGGGAGCCTGTGGGAAAGTAGGTCGTTGCTAGAATTTTTTTATGCCGATTAGTACGATGTGATTTACTTCTTTCCGTACTTATCAGGTTAAGCCAAATTTTTCTTGGTGGCCACGGAGGTTGGGGTACACCCGATCCCATTCCGAACTCGGAAGTTAAGCCGACCATCGCCGATGATACTGCAGGGGAGCCTGTGGGAAAGTAGGTCGCTGCCAAGATTTATTTCGAAAGCCTCGTTAGTTGTAAGACTAACGAGGCTTTTTTTGTTTATACTGGCTAGTCTTGCACAGTGGTAGCTCATAAATGAAGTTAGTTGATGCTGTACCTTCTTTCGCTTTTCGGTAAATGATGGATGAGGGCAACCTACTGTGAATAGCAAGTCCGAAGTCACTAGTAATTTTGAACCGCTCAGCTGCCAGTGTCTTTTTGAAATAGTGCATAAACTTTTTGTGTGCGGCTTACTATAAAGCTCAGTGGAGCGAAGCAGCGATATAGTAGGCTCATTATCGTATGAAGGAAGGCGAATACGGTTTGGTTGCCTTTTCTTTATTCGAAGGGGGACTTCATCAACTTGAGCGAAAGCAGACGATTGTAATCCCGTTGTGTGCGTTTACTCCTTGTCCGTACTTATTTTTCATGAGTAAGTCCTTTTGTTGTGAACTTAATCAAGGATGGGGCAGCATAAATAAAAAAGAGGAGAGCATGCAGGCTCTCCTCTTTTAATTCAGTAACATCTTGGATTTCTTTTATTTAGGAAGTAACAGCCAGACAGCGCCATTGGTGTTCATATGTCCGGCAATCCATGTTGCAGTTTCGCCGTATCCACTGAAAAAGTCTAAGTGATGCTCTTTAATTGCGCCGCCAGTGTCCTGAGCTAAGCCTAAGCCAGCCATATTTTCACCGTACTGGAAAGTTCCTTCTGCACTTTTTTCTGGCATTGGAACGTCGAAAAGAAACACACTTCCCAGTGGTAGGTACGACGGGTCTGTTGCAAAAGAAACCCTCGGTGTCAGTGTCTGTCCCATTGAGCCGAACGGTCCCGTGTCGGACAGTCTAAAGAATACGTAACTTGGGTTTGTTGCAAGCAGTTGATATGTATTTTCTGGGTTTTCAGTAAAATATTTGCGGATTGCTTGCATTGAAATGCCGTCTTTTGGCAGCAGTCCTCTGCGATACATAACTCGCCCGAGTGATACGTACTGCCTACCATTTTTCCCAGCGTACAAAATATGTTTTGTCGATCCGTCGTTAAGAAGAAGTCTTCCTGATCCTTGAATTTGCAAAAAGAAAATATCTAGTGGGTCTTTAGCCCATGCAATTTCAAGGTGCTGCGAATCAAGCACGCCATCAATATCAATAGCTTTTCTGTCATAATATGGAACAGCTTTTCCATTTTCTATTCGGTAGTAAGCGCGTTGTCCCTTCCATCTTGGATGAATTTTTTCAAGTTTAAGCACCTGCAAATCATGTGGCTTTGAATATATTGGGTACGAATAACCCGCTCTTTTGACAAGACTCGCTTGAAGAGCTGGCTCGTAGTAACCGGTAAATTGTGGATCAGAATCAAGCCTATAGAATGTAAAATGTTTTGCAAGCAGTTGAGGGTCTGCATCAAGCTGTGGCAAGAGGGCTTGCATTTTTTGTAACGACAACGCTATCGTCTTCCATGTAACTTGCAATCCATACTGGTCGAGCGCGAGCTTATCTTGCGGCTTTTTGGCTACATAGGTCGCTGAACGTTGAAGAGATGGTGCAAAATCCATCCATGAACGTATTCCCTGTTTGCCAATTGTAAGAGTTTGACTCACACTACAAGCTTCTGTTTCAGAGAGCTGTATGAATCTGGAGCCTTCGGGCTGCTCTTCTACTGGAGAGGGTACTTCAGCTGGTACAGTTGGTTGGGGAGATTGGCTGCAACCTGCGTAAAAAATAGCGCTGATTGCAAATAATGCAGTAAGAATTCGAGTGATATGTCTGACAGTCAATTTCATCCTCCAGTACAGTGTATGGTTATTTTCTGTAGCATGGAACATTTTGAGTTCAAAGCCCGAACCATAAGTACTTTTTACAGAAAAGGTGATGATACGGCTCTGATTATTGACAATTCTGTTTTTACAATAGTGTCGATGTAGTAAAAAATATATTGAGAACAATGACATATAATGGCGGGAAGACATTTTGGCTTCAGAAACAAAACAAGAAAGAATTATTCGTAAAAAAACTTTTACAACTCTGCATAACGGTTCGGATGCACTTCCAGAATTATGTTTTGAAACTCCTGAAGAAGCAGCGGGAAGCATTGCTGCATTGATGCGTGGTTTCTGGAAGTATGTTGATGAATGTGTTGAACGTGAAATTCCTCAGCATACACAAACATGTGCCAAAGGGTGCAGCCACTGTTGCTCGCAACCTATATTTATGGATGTATTTGAAGCGGTAGCGTGTATACATTGTATGGATTCTGAAAAAGTCTCTAAGGCTTTTATGGAAAGTTTTCCTGCTTGGCAGAGCAACTTTGCTCCACAGCAGCCATTGTTGTGGAAAGCGTTGCAGGAGGATAAGTGGAATGAACTTGGGGCACTCACAAAAAAACTGACGGCGGCTTGCCCATTCTTAGAAAATAATGAGTGCACCTGCTATGACGCCCGCCCTATGGTGTGCCGCACATGGGTTTCGAAAAAATTTCGATTTCTGTGCAGGATGAACCCTTCGAGTATAAAGTATACTCTTGCATGTCAGGATGCAGTGCATGATGCGTATAACAAAGTTCTGTTGCATATTGCTGCATCGTTTGAAATTCCTTTGGCATCTGGTGGATGGACAACGTTGCCCCTTGCGTACAACTCTGTGGAAGGAAATTCCGCAGAGTTATTGAAGCATGCAATTTCTAAGCATTTAACATATAGCAGGTAGTTTCTACATGCAGCATAACAAGCGGATTTATCTTGTAGGTTCTCGTGGGAGTGGGAAAACGTCCGTCGGGCAGGCTCTCGCCCAGCAGTTAGCATGGGATTTTGTAGATACAGATGCACTGCTCTGTGAAATGCAGGGAAAAAGTATTGCAGAGATTGTGGAAGCTGAAGGCTGGGAAGCATTTCGGAATTACGAATCATTAGCGCTGTTGGCTGCTGCCAAAGAGAGTAAGAAAGTCATTGCCACTGGTGGTGGTATGATTTTGCGAGAGAAAAATCGTGAAGCTATGCGTGAGAACGGTGTTGTTATTTTTTTGGAAGTTCCACCGGAAGAGCTAGCCCGTCGTTTAGGTGCAGACCCTTTGGAGGCACAGCGTCCTTCCCTGACGGGGAAAACGTTGCTGGCTGAGGTAAAAGAAGTACTTTTAGCACGGCAGCAATTGTATGAAGATTCAGCGCATATAACTGTTGATGGGGCGCAGACCATAAAGGAAATTATTGATAACATCATGGAACTACTTGAAACGAAACTAGTTTCATAGTTAGATGATTGGAACCAATAAAAAAATCTTCCTAAGATGATGCGAGGAGAGCAATATGAAAATCGATAAAGTTCTTGTTCCAGTTGATGGCTCCGAGTTTTCCCGAAAAGCTGTAGAATATGCGGCGCAGTTTGCACCAATGGTAGGTGCTTCTGTTATATTGCTAACGTGTCGTCTTGAAGTAACATCTCTGCTCAGCAAAGATTTATATGAAAAAGCTATTAATGACCTTGATGCACATGCAGAGGCGTTGCTTGAACCATATAAAGAGATTTTTGCAAAAGCGCATGTGGAAGTGACCGACGTAGTTATGGGTGGAACGCCTGAAGATACTATTTTGCAGGTCGCCAAAGGGGAAGATTGTGATATGATTATTATGGGTTCTCGCGGCTATTCAGATATTAAAGGCTTGTTCCTTGGCAGCACAACACATAGAGTACTGCAACTTGCAGAGTGTCCTGTGACTGTAATTCGTTAAGAAATAAATTTTCTGTGTTTGATGGGGAATTTTTCGTAATGAAAGATTCCCCTTTCTTGTATTTGCACGGCAACCAAGTATGATTTTGAAGTAAGGAGCCTGATATGAGCGGTAATACGTTCGGCACGCTGTTTCGCCTGAGCACTTTTGGCGAATCTCACGGTGCGGCTTTGGGCGGCACTATTGAAGGTTGCCCATCCGGTATTGCATTGACAGAGGAAGATATTCAGCGTGAGCTTGATTTACGCAAACCCGGTCAAGGCGGCTTAGCTGCCACAGCACGTAAGGAAGCAGATGCTGTACGCATCCTTTCCGGCGTGTTCGAAGGAAAGACCACCGGAACACCTATCGGGTTTATTATTGAAAACACTGACCAGCGATCACGTGACTACGGCGATATAATGGAAAAATGGCGTCCTGGGCATGCAGATTTTGGATTCGATCAAAAATATGGCTTCCGTGATTATCGGGGTGGTGGACGTTCCTCTGGTCGTGAAACAGTGAGTCGTGTTGTTGGTGGTGCTGTTGCATTGCAACTGCTTGCCACACAGGGTGTAAGCGTTAACGCATACACTGTGGAACTTGGCGGCATTAAAGCTTCTGCGCTTGATGTAGCCAAAGCACAAAAACGTCCATATTTTGCTGCGGATGATGCTGTGGTTGCAGCATGGGATGAACGGGTAAAAGCTGTAAAAGGTAATGGTGACACTTTGGGCGGTATTGTGCAGATTGAAGCTAATGGACTGCCAGCCGGACTTGGTGAACCTGTCTTCGATAAGCTTGATGCCTTGCTTGCACATGCTCTTATGAGCGTTGGCTCTGTAAAGGGCGTTGAAATAGGGCAGGGGTTTGAAGCAGCACGTATGCTGGGAAGCGAAAATAATGATGCAATGGATGCCGAAGGGTTTATGTCTAACAATTGTGGCGGTGTGCTTGGGGGTATTTCTAACGGAATGCCAATAATTGCGCGTGCGGCAATTAAGCCTATTCCGTCTATTGCAAAGAAACAGCAGACCGTCACTTGCAAGGGCGAACCTTGTTCGATGCAGATTAAGGGGCGGCATGATATTTGTGCCATTCCTCGTGTTGTTCCGGTCTTAAAGTCTATGGTTGCGTTGGTGCTGGCGGATGTGCTGCTACAGCAGAGCAAGCAATACTTTTCGCCTGTTTCCGGCGTTGTAGAACCTAGAGGGTTTGACGAATAATATAACTGTCAGTACATGAGCTACATGCAATCTACCTTACCTACCGATACTACTCCCCCGAGTGCCGCAGAACTGCATGGCACATTGGAGCGAATAGTCTTTCATAATGAAGAAAACGGCTATTCTGTGCTTAGATTTAAAACTACAGCAGGTGATAACCATACTGTTGTAGGGAATATGGCAGACCCGCAGGTCGGAAGTTCTTTGAAGCTTACTGGCGAATGGGTGGAAAATGCCAAATTTGGGCGACAGTTTAAAATTCTTACCTATGAGACAAGTCTTCCTGCTGGAGTAGTGGGCATTCGCCACTACCTCGCATCCGGTTTGATTAAAGGCGTTGGTCCTAAAACAGCAGAGCGAATCGTTGATGCGTTCGGGGAAGACACCTTTGCTATTCTGGATAATGAACCAGAACGACTCTCAGCGGTGAAAGGCATTGGAAAACGTACGGCAAAAGGTATTCAAGAAGCATGGTCAGAGCATCGAGGCATCCGTGATCTTATTATGTTTCTGCAACCGCACGGAGTTTCGACAGCATACGCCGTGCGCATATACAAGTTCTACGGAAAGCATGCCTTGAGTGTGGTGCAGGAGAACCCATATCGTCTTGCAATGGACATTAACGGTATCGGGTTTGTCACTGCCGATACTATTGCCCAGAAGATCGGGTTTGATGTGGATTCGCCGTTACGTGCGGAAGCTGGCACATTATATATGCTTACGAAAACATCAGATGAAGGGCATGTCTATTTCCCGCTTGATGGACTAGTCACAAAGACTTCAGACACGCTGAATATTCGAGCAGATCTTGTTGAAGACGCCATTGATACACTTGAGCGCGAAGAGCGTGTGGTTGTAGAAGAGTTATCCAATGGGCAGGTTGCAGTCTA
It encodes:
- a CDS encoding MltA domain-containing protein is translated as MTVRHITRILTALFAISAIFYAGCSQSPQPTVPAEVPSPVEEQPEGSRFIQLSETEACSVSQTLTIGKQGIRSWMDFAPSLQRSATYVAKKPQDKLALDQYGLQVTWKTIALSLQKMQALLPQLDADPQLLAKHFTFYRLDSDPQFTGYYEPALQASLVKRAGYSYPIYSKPHDLQVLKLEKIHPRWKGQRAYYRIENGKAVPYYDRKAIDIDGVLDSQHLEIAWAKDPLDIFFLQIQGSGRLLLNDGSTKHILYAGKNGRQYVSLGRVMYRRGLLPKDGISMQAIRKYFTENPENTYQLLATNPSYVFFRLSDTGPFGSMGQTLTPRVSFATDPSYLPLGSVFLFDVPMPEKSAEGTFQYGENMAGLGLAQDTGGAIKEHHLDFFSGYGETATWIAGHMNTNGAVWLLLPK
- a CDS encoding YkgJ family cysteine cluster protein: MASETKQERIIRKKTFTTLHNGSDALPELCFETPEEAAGSIAALMRGFWKYVDECVEREIPQHTQTCAKGCSHCCSQPIFMDVFEAVACIHCMDSEKVSKAFMESFPAWQSNFAPQQPLLWKALQEDKWNELGALTKKLTAACPFLENNECTCYDARPMVCRTWVSKKFRFLCRMNPSSIKYTLACQDAVHDAYNKVLLHIAASFEIPLASGGWTTLPLAYNSVEGNSAELLKHAISKHLTYSR
- the aroL gene encoding shikimate kinase AroL — protein: MQHNKRIYLVGSRGSGKTSVGQALAQQLAWDFVDTDALLCEMQGKSIAEIVEAEGWEAFRNYESLALLAAAKESKKVIATGGGMILREKNREAMRENGVVIFLEVPPEELARRLGADPLEAQRPSLTGKTLLAEVKEVLLARQQLYEDSAHITVDGAQTIKEIIDNIMELLETKLVS
- a CDS encoding universal stress protein; amino-acid sequence: MKIDKVLVPVDGSEFSRKAVEYAAQFAPMVGASVILLTCRLEVTSLLSKDLYEKAINDLDAHAEALLEPYKEIFAKAHVEVTDVVMGGTPEDTILQVAKGEDCDMIIMGSRGYSDIKGLFLGSTTHRVLQLAECPVTVIR
- the aroC gene encoding chorismate synthase, with translation MSGNTFGTLFRLSTFGESHGAALGGTIEGCPSGIALTEEDIQRELDLRKPGQGGLAATARKEADAVRILSGVFEGKTTGTPIGFIIENTDQRSRDYGDIMEKWRPGHADFGFDQKYGFRDYRGGGRSSGRETVSRVVGGAVALQLLATQGVSVNAYTVELGGIKASALDVAKAQKRPYFAADDAVVAAWDERVKAVKGNGDTLGGIVQIEANGLPAGLGEPVFDKLDALLAHALMSVGSVKGVEIGQGFEAARMLGSENNDAMDAEGFMSNNCGGVLGGISNGMPIIARAAIKPIPSIAKKQQTVTCKGEPCSMQIKGRHDICAIPRVVPVLKSMVALVLADVLLQQSKQYFSPVSGVVEPRGFDE